The proteins below come from a single Columba livia isolate bColLiv1 breed racing homer chromosome 28, bColLiv1.pat.W.v2, whole genome shotgun sequence genomic window:
- the LOC135576538 gene encoding scale keratin-like, with the protein MSCSDLRPAPTSVAVPQPIADSCNELCARQCPDSTAFIQPPPVVVTFPGPILTSFPQQAVVGSSGAPAFGGSLGLGGLYGAGATQGAGGLCTFGRPSYASPACSPYVLPRYSRRLWDNCGPC; encoded by the coding sequence ATGTCTTGCTCCGACCTGCGCCCAGCACCAACCAGCGTGGCCGTCCCCCAGCCCATCGCTGACAGCTGCAACGAGCTGTGCGCCCGGCAGTGCCCCGACTCGACGGCCTTCATCCAGCCGCCCCCCGTCGTCGTCACCTTCCCCGGCCCCATCCTCACGTCCTTCCCCCAGCAAGCCGTGGTGGGCTCCTCTGGAGCGCCCGCCTTTGGGggctccctggggctggggggcctcTACGGTGCCGGGGCCACCCAGGGCGCCGGGGGCCTCTGCACCTTTGGCAGACCCTCCTACGCTTCTCCCGCCTGCAGCCCTTACGTCTTGCCCCGCTACAGCAGGAGGCTGTGGGACAACTGTGGGCCCTGCTAG